One window of the Amycolatopsis mediterranei genome contains the following:
- a CDS encoding 2OG-Fe(II) oxygenase, whose protein sequence is MTTFEERVAAADWAAVAAEVDDYGSALLPQLLTPAECARLVALWDEPTHFRATVNLRRHRFGDNGDYHYFASPFPEPVQRLRQALYPRLLPIAQDWAARLGRPAEWPSTLDEWLAVCHDAGQQRPTPILLRYETGGWNALHRDLYGDKVFPLQVVINLNDPGTDHTGGEFLLVEQRPRAQSRGTATLIPQGHGLVFTTRDRPVRSARGWSAAPVRHGVSVVRSGRRHTLGLVFHDAA, encoded by the coding sequence GTGACGACGTTCGAAGAGCGCGTCGCCGCGGCCGACTGGGCCGCGGTGGCCGCCGAGGTCGACGACTACGGCAGCGCCCTCCTGCCGCAGCTGCTCACCCCGGCCGAGTGCGCGCGGCTGGTCGCACTGTGGGACGAGCCGACGCACTTCCGGGCGACGGTGAACCTGCGTCGTCACCGCTTCGGGGACAACGGCGACTACCACTACTTCGCTTCGCCGTTCCCCGAACCGGTGCAGCGATTGCGGCAGGCGCTCTACCCCCGGCTGCTGCCCATCGCGCAGGACTGGGCCGCGCGCCTCGGGCGCCCAGCGGAGTGGCCGTCCACTTTGGACGAGTGGCTGGCGGTGTGCCACGACGCCGGTCAGCAGCGGCCGACGCCGATCCTGCTGCGCTACGAGACGGGCGGGTGGAACGCGCTGCACCGCGACCTCTACGGCGACAAGGTGTTCCCGCTGCAGGTGGTGATCAACCTCAACGACCCGGGCACCGACCACACCGGCGGCGAGTTCCTCCTGGTGGAGCAGCGCCCACGCGCGCAGTCCCGCGGCACCGCGACGCTCATCCCGCAGGGCCACGGCCTGGTGTTCACCACCCGGGACAGGCCGGTCCGCTCGGCCCGCGGCTGGTCGGCGGCCCCGGTGCGCCACGGCGTCTCGGTGGTCCGGTCCGGCCGCCGCCAC
- a CDS encoding methylated-DNA--[protein]-cysteine S-methyltransferase, which produces MTDMFQFFTNEVLLDPNVMHERLVADAASQGLLDVAYHVVDSPVGPLLLAATEQGLVKVAFDRQDHDAVLAELAAAISPRILRAPSRFEEVTRQLEEYFTGERHTFEVPLDLRLARGFRRAVLDHLAEIAYGNTESYAQVAAAAGSPKAVRAVGTACALNPLPVVVPCHRVVRSDGSYGQYAGGEEAKRVLLTMEAA; this is translated from the coding sequence ATGACGGACATGTTCCAGTTCTTCACCAACGAGGTCCTGCTCGACCCGAACGTGATGCACGAGCGGCTCGTCGCGGACGCGGCCAGCCAGGGGCTGCTGGACGTCGCCTACCACGTCGTCGACTCCCCGGTGGGGCCGCTGCTGCTGGCGGCGACCGAGCAGGGCCTGGTGAAGGTGGCCTTCGACCGCCAGGACCACGACGCCGTGCTGGCCGAGCTGGCGGCGGCCATCAGCCCGCGGATCCTCCGGGCCCCGTCCCGGTTCGAGGAGGTCACCCGCCAGCTCGAGGAGTACTTCACCGGCGAGCGGCACACCTTCGAGGTCCCGCTGGACCTGCGGCTGGCTCGGGGATTCCGCCGGGCGGTGCTGGATCACCTGGCCGAGATCGCCTACGGCAACACGGAAAGCTACGCGCAGGTCGCGGCGGCGGCAGGGAGCCCGAAGGCGGTCCGCGCGGTCGGCACCGCGTGCGCGCTCAACCCGTTGCCGGTGGTGGTGCCGTGCCACCGGGTCGTCCGGTCCGACGGGTCGTACGGCCAGTACGCCGGCGGGGAAGAGGCCAAGCGGGTCCTGCTGACGATGGAGGCGGCGTGA
- a CDS encoding RNA polymerase sigma factor translates to MIVKPFEQVVAEHGPMVLRVCRAVLGSADAEDAWSETFLAALKAYPELPADANVQAWLVTIAHRKAVDVTRAQARRPVPVGDVPDRPGRTDAWNGELWDALARLPDKQRLAVAYHYLAGLPYREIAEITGGTAEAARRAAADGVKALRACYPLEGAHS, encoded by the coding sequence GTGATCGTGAAACCGTTCGAGCAAGTCGTGGCCGAGCACGGGCCGATGGTCCTGCGGGTCTGCCGGGCCGTGCTCGGCTCCGCCGACGCCGAAGACGCCTGGTCGGAAACCTTCCTGGCCGCGTTGAAGGCGTACCCGGAGCTGCCCGCCGACGCGAACGTCCAAGCGTGGCTCGTCACGATCGCGCACCGCAAAGCCGTCGACGTCACCCGCGCGCAGGCCCGCCGGCCGGTCCCGGTCGGGGACGTCCCGGACCGGCCGGGCCGCACGGACGCGTGGAACGGCGAGCTGTGGGACGCGCTGGCGAGACTGCCGGACAAGCAACGCCTCGCCGTGGCCTACCACTACCTGGCCGGCCTGCCGTACCGCGAAATCGCGGAGATCACCGGAGGCACCGCCGAGGCCGCCCGCCGGGCGGCCGCCGACGGCGTCAAAGCCCTGCGAGCCTGCTACCCCCTGGAAGGAGCGCACTCATGA
- a CDS encoding putative protein N(5)-glutamine methyltransferase: MDTSTVVSRLRAAGCVFAEDEADLLVAAATSPAELGALVERRVAGLPLEHLLGWAEFHGLRVTVRPGVFVPRHRTGFLVDVAVSLAPPDPVVLDLCCGSGALGAAFAAARPPRELHAADVETAAVECARLNLPDAHIYQGDLYDALPSSLRGGVDILLANVPYVPSDAVSTMPPEARLHEPLVALDGGADGLDLARRVAADAPGWLAPGGTLLIESSERQAPVLAEILAAAGLSPQVHSCDELGATVVTGTAES; the protein is encoded by the coding sequence TTGGACACTTCCACTGTCGTCTCCCGGCTGCGCGCCGCGGGCTGCGTGTTCGCCGAGGACGAGGCCGATCTGCTCGTCGCCGCGGCCACGTCCCCCGCGGAACTCGGCGCGCTCGTCGAACGCCGCGTCGCCGGGCTGCCGCTGGAACACCTGCTGGGCTGGGCGGAGTTCCACGGCCTGCGCGTCACCGTGCGGCCCGGGGTGTTCGTGCCGCGGCACCGCACCGGGTTCCTGGTCGACGTCGCCGTCTCGCTCGCGCCCCCGGACCCGGTGGTGCTCGACCTGTGCTGCGGCTCCGGGGCACTGGGCGCCGCGTTCGCCGCCGCGCGCCCGCCGCGTGAGCTGCACGCCGCCGACGTCGAGACCGCCGCGGTCGAGTGCGCCCGGCTGAACCTCCCGGACGCCCATATTTACCAGGGCGATCTCTACGACGCGCTGCCGTCGTCACTGCGTGGAGGGGTCGACATCCTCCTGGCGAACGTGCCGTACGTGCCTTCGGACGCCGTCTCGACGATGCCGCCGGAAGCCCGCCTGCACGAGCCGCTGGTGGCGCTCGACGGCGGCGCGGACGGTCTGGATCTCGCCCGCCGCGTCGCCGCGGACGCGCCGGGCTGGCTCGCGCCGGGCGGGACCCTGCTGATCGAATCGAGTGAGCGGCAGGCACCGGTGCTCGCGGAAATCCTTGCGGCGGCGGGGTTGTCGCCGCAGGTGCACTCCTGCGACGAGCTGGGCGCGACCGTCGTGACCGGTACCGCGGAATCTTGA
- a CDS encoding L,D-transpeptidase → MRRTGVVTLLGAVLVTAACSAPRTTTPSPIAEPVPLTTTSAPPTTTTAPPPAPPCAVATGACVSLAQRLAWLLRDGQVVRGPVPAGFGPPDQATPAGSFRVVWKDREHRSGQYGTDMPNSVFFAAGGIAFHAGPLDAPSHGCVHLTDADSAAFFDGLNVGDAVQVL, encoded by the coding sequence ATGCGCAGGACCGGGGTGGTGACCCTGCTGGGGGCGGTGCTGGTCACGGCGGCTTGCTCGGCGCCGCGCACCACGACGCCGAGCCCGATCGCGGAGCCGGTGCCGCTGACCACCACTTCGGCTCCGCCGACCACGACCACCGCGCCCCCGCCAGCGCCGCCGTGCGCCGTCGCGACCGGGGCGTGCGTGAGCCTGGCGCAGCGGCTGGCCTGGCTGCTGCGGGACGGCCAGGTGGTCCGCGGCCCGGTCCCGGCCGGGTTCGGGCCACCCGACCAGGCGACGCCCGCCGGGTCGTTCCGCGTCGTGTGGAAGGACCGCGAGCACCGCAGCGGCCAGTACGGCACCGACATGCCGAACTCGGTGTTCTTCGCCGCCGGCGGCATCGCCTTCCACGCCGGGCCGCTCGACGCGCCGTCGCACGGCTGCGTCCACTTGACCGACGCCGATTCGGCGGCGTTCTTCGACGGGCTGAACGTCGGGGACGCGGTGCAGGTCTTGTAG
- a CDS encoding APC family permease, whose product MPRTPAPPDMTDTAQTKNRTLTRSIGVGGGTLLTLSCVTPASSLFVLVPPLFADLGTGTALAIALAVLLCVGIACCYAELGTLVPSAGGEYAMVTTVANRFAGWLTFVLSFVVILVVPPIIAIGVADYVAAVADIDPSVAGALVMLAGTVMGLLNLRSNAWITGIFLVIELVAIFAVSLLGFTHTTHSPAVLVTPSLGTSGIGLIAVVAGLAVALFVVQGFSTAVYLAEEMREPRRTVARTVFWTLGISAVVILVPVVAITLAVPDTAALAGVDLTALVTGWSGSAAGVAISLCIAAAIVNAVIVMVIQNSRVLYASARDQAWPAPVSRAMSVVSERFGSPWVATLVTGLSEAVLCFVPVETPSGVTGVAVVALYLSVAAAALGARRAAHRKPHVWRMPAWPLVPALAVAALAYVLVEQSALDLGITAAVLVVSALYWWGYLRRRPGRWVVTVPES is encoded by the coding sequence ATGCCCCGCACTCCAGCGCCGCCCGACATGACCGACACCGCCCAGACGAAGAACCGCACGCTCACCCGGTCCATCGGCGTCGGCGGCGGCACGCTGCTCACGCTCAGCTGCGTGACGCCGGCGTCGTCGCTGTTCGTCCTCGTGCCCCCGCTGTTCGCCGACCTGGGCACCGGCACCGCGCTCGCCATCGCGCTCGCGGTGCTGCTGTGCGTCGGCATCGCCTGCTGCTACGCCGAACTCGGCACGCTGGTGCCGAGCGCCGGCGGCGAATACGCGATGGTGACGACGGTGGCGAACCGCTTCGCCGGCTGGCTGACGTTCGTGCTGTCGTTCGTCGTCATCCTCGTCGTGCCGCCGATCATCGCGATCGGCGTCGCCGATTACGTCGCGGCCGTGGCCGACATCGACCCGTCGGTCGCCGGCGCGCTCGTCATGCTCGCGGGCACCGTGATGGGGCTGCTGAACCTGCGCTCCAACGCGTGGATCACCGGCATCTTCCTGGTCATCGAGCTCGTCGCGATCTTCGCCGTGTCCCTGCTCGGCTTCACGCACACCACGCACAGCCCGGCCGTGCTGGTCACGCCGAGCCTGGGCACGAGCGGGATCGGGCTGATCGCGGTCGTCGCCGGGCTCGCCGTCGCGTTGTTCGTCGTGCAGGGCTTCAGCACCGCCGTCTACCTGGCCGAGGAGATGCGGGAGCCGCGGCGGACCGTCGCGCGGACGGTGTTCTGGACGCTCGGCATCAGCGCCGTCGTCATCCTGGTGCCGGTCGTGGCGATCACCCTGGCCGTGCCGGACACCGCCGCGCTGGCCGGGGTCGACCTGACCGCGCTGGTCACCGGCTGGAGCGGCAGCGCCGCCGGGGTGGCGATCAGCCTGTGCATCGCGGCGGCGATCGTCAACGCGGTGATCGTCATGGTCATCCAGAACTCGCGGGTGCTCTACGCCTCCGCCCGAGACCAGGCGTGGCCGGCGCCGGTCAGCCGCGCGATGAGCGTGGTGAGCGAGCGGTTCGGGTCGCCGTGGGTCGCGACGCTGGTGACCGGGCTGTCCGAAGCCGTCCTCTGTTTCGTGCCGGTGGAGACGCCGAGCGGCGTCACCGGGGTCGCCGTCGTCGCGCTCTACCTGAGCGTCGCGGCCGCCGCGCTCGGTGCGCGCCGGGCGGCGCACCGGAAGCCGCACGTGTGGCGGATGCCGGCGTGGCCGCTGGTGCCGGCGCTCGCCGTCGCGGCGCTGGCCTACGTCCTGGTCGAGCAGAGCGCGCTCGACCTCGGCATCACCGCCGCGGTCCTGGTGGTGTCGGCGCTGTACTGGTGGGGGTACCTGCGCCGGCGTCCCGGGCGCTGGGTCGTGACGGTGCCGGAGAGCTGA
- a CDS encoding Lrp/AsnC family transcriptional regulator, whose protein sequence is MIRGVSSQDPTGRPAPPVLDDISRQIIAQLQEDGRRAYATIGKAVGLSEAAVRQRVQRLSDSGVIQIVAVSDPLQVGLFRQAMIAITVDGPLEPVGDALAELDEIAYVILCAGRYDLLCEAVCADDEALLQLISTRIRALPGVRHAEVMVYLKLRKQTYQWGTR, encoded by the coding sequence ATGATCCGGGGCGTGAGCAGCCAGGACCCGACCGGCCGGCCCGCCCCGCCGGTGCTCGACGACATCTCGCGGCAGATCATCGCGCAGCTGCAGGAAGACGGCCGGCGCGCGTACGCGACCATCGGCAAGGCCGTCGGCCTGTCCGAGGCGGCGGTCCGGCAGCGGGTGCAGCGGCTGTCCGACTCCGGCGTCATCCAGATCGTCGCCGTCTCGGATCCCTTGCAGGTGGGGCTGTTCCGGCAGGCGATGATCGCGATCACCGTCGACGGCCCGCTCGAACCGGTCGGCGACGCGCTGGCCGAACTGGACGAAATCGCCTACGTGATCCTCTGCGCCGGGCGCTACGACCTGCTGTGCGAGGCCGTCTGCGCCGATGACGAGGCGCTGCTCCAGCTGATCTCGACGCGGATCCGCGCGCTGCCCGGCGTCCGGCACGCGGAGGTGATGGTCTACCTCAAGCTGCGGAAACAGACCTACCAATGGGGTACTCGCTGA
- a CDS encoding aspartate aminotransferase family protein, giving the protein MTPTAGLADAARRHLWMHFTRHSAYDEADVPVIVRGEGPYIWDDRGKRYLDGLAGLFAVQVGHGREELAEAAARQTKQLAYFPLWGHAHPTAIELAARLADVAPGDLDRVFFTVSGGESVETAWKLAKQYFKLVGKPGKHKVISRALAYHGTSQGALSITGIPGAKADFEPLVPSSLRVPNTNFYRAPEHADDYEAYGRWAADRIEQAIEFEGADTVAAVFLEPVQNTGGCFVPPPGYFARVREICDRHDVLLVSDEVICAFGRLGYDFAAKRYGYRPDIITTAKGLTSGYAPLGAVLASERLMEPFTRGATTFMHGSTYGGHPVSCAVALANLDLMEREDLYGHVLSREAAFRSTLDRLLDLPIVGDVRGAGFFYGIELVKDKATKETFSAGESERVLRGFLSEALFEGGLYCRADDRAEPVVQLSPPLICDQAEFDEMAEILRDALTRAWKLL; this is encoded by the coding sequence ATGACCCCCACCGCCGGCCTCGCTGACGCCGCCCGCCGCCACCTCTGGATGCACTTCACCCGCCACTCCGCCTACGACGAAGCCGACGTCCCGGTGATCGTGCGCGGCGAGGGCCCGTACATCTGGGACGACCGCGGCAAGCGCTACCTGGACGGGCTCGCCGGCCTGTTCGCGGTGCAGGTCGGCCACGGCCGCGAGGAACTCGCCGAGGCCGCCGCTCGGCAGACGAAACAGCTCGCGTACTTCCCGCTGTGGGGGCACGCGCACCCGACGGCGATCGAACTGGCGGCGCGGCTGGCCGACGTGGCTCCGGGCGACCTCGACCGCGTGTTCTTCACCGTGAGCGGCGGCGAGTCCGTCGAAACGGCGTGGAAGCTGGCCAAGCAGTACTTCAAGCTCGTCGGGAAACCGGGCAAGCACAAGGTGATCAGCCGCGCGCTGGCCTACCACGGGACGTCGCAGGGTGCGTTGTCGATCACCGGCATCCCGGGCGCGAAGGCCGACTTCGAGCCGCTGGTGCCGAGCAGCCTGCGCGTGCCGAACACGAACTTCTACCGCGCGCCCGAGCACGCGGACGACTACGAGGCGTACGGCCGGTGGGCCGCCGACCGGATCGAGCAGGCGATCGAGTTCGAGGGGGCGGACACGGTCGCCGCGGTGTTCTTGGAGCCGGTGCAGAACACCGGTGGGTGTTTCGTGCCGCCGCCCGGGTATTTCGCCCGGGTGCGGGAGATCTGCGACCGGCACGACGTACTGCTCGTGTCCGACGAGGTGATCTGCGCGTTCGGCCGGCTGGGGTACGACTTCGCGGCCAAGCGGTACGGCTACCGGCCGGACATCATCACCACCGCGAAGGGGCTGACGTCGGGGTATGCGCCGCTGGGCGCGGTGCTGGCTTCGGAGCGGTTGATGGAGCCGTTCACCCGTGGTGCCACGACGTTCATGCACGGGTCCACCTACGGCGGCCACCCGGTTTCGTGCGCGGTGGCCCTGGCCAACCTCGACCTGATGGAACGGGAGGACCTGTACGGCCACGTGCTCTCGCGGGAAGCGGCCTTCCGGTCCACTTTGGACCGGTTGCTGGACCTGCCGATCGTCGGGGACGTCCGGGGCGCCGGGTTCTTCTACGGGATCGAGCTGGTGAAAGACAAGGCGACCAAGGAGACGTTCTCGGCAGGCGAGTCGGAGCGGGTGCTGCGGGGGTTCCTGTCCGAGGCGCTGTTCGAAGGCGGGTTGTACTGCCGGGCCGACGACCGGGCCGAGCCGGTGGTGCAGCTGTCGCCGCCGTTGATCTGTGACCAGGCGGAGTTCGACGAGATGGCGGAGATCCTGCGGGATGCGCTGACGCGGGCCTGGAAGCTGCTGTAG
- a CDS encoding response regulator transcription factor produces the protein MLAPPPVRVLVAERDPAVLARLSTMLDEADGIELVGAAPDATTARVTLRRRLPDVLLLDLRLSWPDALTRRPAVVALATFDSDAGILRALRDGAAGFLLRTARRRDLIKVVRLAADGHVVLSPDASRRWVAAATRLSGPRDERLAAVDRLSARETEVLAAVGAALTNAEIAERLELPESVVREHVARVVRKLGCAHRTAAGLLAYERGLCRPGHGEA, from the coding sequence GTGCTCGCGCCGCCGCCGGTGCGGGTCCTGGTGGCCGAGCGCGACCCGGCGGTGCTGGCCCGCCTGAGCACGATGCTCGACGAGGCGGACGGCATCGAGCTGGTCGGCGCGGCCCCCGACGCGACGACGGCCCGGGTCACCCTGCGCCGGCGCCTGCCGGACGTGCTGCTGCTGGACCTGCGCCTGAGCTGGCCGGACGCGCTGACCCGCCGTCCGGCGGTGGTGGCGCTGGCGACGTTCGACTCGGACGCGGGCATCCTGCGCGCCCTCCGCGACGGCGCGGCGGGGTTCCTGCTGCGGACGGCCCGGCGACGCGACCTGATCAAGGTGGTCCGCTTGGCCGCGGACGGCCACGTGGTGCTGTCCCCGGACGCCTCCCGCCGCTGGGTGGCGGCGGCGACCCGGCTGTCCGGCCCCCGCGACGAACGCCTGGCGGCGGTGGACCGGTTGTCGGCCCGCGAGACCGAGGTCCTCGCGGCGGTCGGCGCGGCCCTGACCAACGCGGAGATCGCCGAGCGGCTGGAGCTGCCGGAATCGGTGGTCCGGGAGCACGTGGCGAGGGTGGTGCGGAAGCTGGGCTGCGCGCATCGGACGGCCGCGGGGCTGCTGGCCTACGAGCGCGGGCTGTGCCGCCCGGGCCACGGCGAGGCCTGA
- a CDS encoding S8 family serine peptidase: MNRRWPVVLAAVVAAIGAVTPAASAAPAPRAACPEQPGVLRCLTTYTPGAARALGPAGWGGDDLASAYGLPASAGSDTVVGISIAFDAPNLEADLAAYRAQYGLPPCTTANGCFRKVNQQGAAAPVPEANFGWTLESTLDVSMVSAACPSCRILVVEGNSPGFADLAETADTAVRLGAKVVSNSYGARENGAALAYASHYRHPGVTVVASSGDTGFTAASYPAVLASTIAVGGTSLARDPDSPRGWAERAWTYGGSGCSAYIAKPKWQRDAHCGKRTVADVSAAAEDIAIHYADAGGWLPVNGTSASAPFIAGLIGRSGHAGAIGPADVYAKAGSFTDVTAGHNDPAGAGKKCGGDYLCVAGPGYDAPTGVGVPNGLAGF; the protein is encoded by the coding sequence GTGAACAGAAGATGGCCGGTGGTGCTGGCCGCCGTCGTGGCGGCGATCGGCGCGGTCACGCCGGCCGCGAGCGCGGCTCCGGCGCCGCGGGCGGCGTGCCCAGAACAGCCGGGCGTGCTGCGCTGCCTCACCACCTACACGCCGGGCGCGGCGCGCGCCTTGGGCCCAGCCGGCTGGGGTGGCGACGACCTGGCGTCGGCCTACGGGCTGCCCGCCTCGGCCGGGTCGGACACCGTCGTCGGCATCTCGATCGCCTTCGACGCCCCGAACCTGGAGGCCGACCTGGCCGCGTACCGCGCGCAGTACGGCCTGCCGCCGTGCACGACGGCGAACGGCTGCTTCCGCAAGGTGAACCAGCAGGGTGCGGCCGCGCCGGTGCCGGAGGCGAACTTCGGCTGGACCCTGGAGTCCACATTGGACGTATCAATGGTTTCGGCGGCGTGCCCGTCGTGCCGGATCCTGGTCGTGGAGGGCAACTCGCCCGGGTTCGCCGACCTGGCGGAGACGGCGGACACGGCGGTGCGGCTGGGTGCGAAGGTGGTGTCGAACAGCTACGGCGCCCGGGAAAACGGCGCGGCACTGGCCTACGCGAGCCACTACCGGCACCCGGGCGTGACGGTGGTGGCCTCCTCCGGCGACACCGGCTTCACGGCGGCGAGCTACCCGGCGGTCCTGGCCTCGACGATCGCGGTCGGCGGGACGTCGCTGGCCCGCGACCCGGACTCCCCGCGCGGCTGGGCGGAGCGGGCCTGGACCTACGGCGGCAGCGGCTGTTCGGCGTACATCGCGAAGCCGAAGTGGCAGCGGGACGCCCACTGCGGCAAGCGAACGGTCGCGGACGTCTCGGCGGCGGCCGAGGACATCGCGATCCACTACGCGGACGCGGGCGGCTGGCTCCCGGTCAACGGCACGAGCGCTTCGGCGCCGTTCATCGCGGGGCTGATCGGCCGGTCCGGGCACGCGGGGGCCATCGGGCCGGCGGACGTGTACGCCAAGGCTGGCTCGTTCACCGACGTGACGGCGGGCCACAACGACCCGGCCGGAGCGGGCAAGAAGTGCGGCGGCGACTACCTGTGCGTCGCGGGCCCGGGTTATGACGCCCCAACGGGTGTCGGGGTGCCGAACGGCCTGGCGGGCTTCTGA
- a CDS encoding protein kinase domain-containing protein, producing MTDAGELIAGRYRLAERIGQGSMGVIWRARDERLDRVVAVKQLDYDAAIGPAASQQASRRALREARLTARLRHPHAITVHDVVEAPGGPYLVMEYLPSRSLAEILLDRETLPAEEVARIGLPVASALAAAHAEGVVHRDVTPGNVLLGESGVVKIADFGISRATGEGTVTGGGFIAGTPAYLAPEVAGGHEAGFPADVFSLGATLYRALEGAPPFGNDDNTITLLLRIAKEETVPPRHSGPLAEVLTRMLQRDPEARPSMAEVQELFEAVTGGRPLPPPRPRPRAGTRLLRVRRPRRRLVLASAAGAVLLALGVVIGTVLVPGGTTTVAAPVSSVPPASPPASTPASPAPTTPADLGCAARYEVTNSWPGGYQVQVTVRNDRAAGLSGWRVRWQLPAGHRISGLWNGTFTVDGSTVTVENADWNAKLDADATTTFGLIALTQNGSDAARPALTCRTL from the coding sequence GTGACCGACGCAGGAGAGCTGATCGCCGGGCGCTACCGGCTGGCCGAACGGATCGGCCAGGGATCGATGGGCGTGATCTGGCGCGCCCGCGACGAGCGGCTCGACCGCGTCGTCGCGGTCAAGCAGCTGGACTACGACGCGGCCATCGGGCCGGCGGCCAGTCAGCAGGCGAGCCGGCGTGCCCTGCGCGAAGCGCGGCTGACCGCGCGCCTGCGGCACCCGCACGCGATCACGGTGCACGACGTCGTCGAGGCGCCCGGCGGGCCCTACCTGGTGATGGAGTACCTGCCGTCGCGCAGCCTGGCGGAGATCCTGCTCGACCGGGAGACCCTACCCGCCGAGGAGGTGGCGCGCATCGGCCTGCCGGTCGCGTCGGCGCTCGCGGCCGCCCACGCCGAGGGTGTCGTCCACCGCGATGTCACGCCCGGCAACGTCCTGCTCGGGGAGTCCGGCGTCGTCAAGATCGCCGACTTCGGCATCTCCCGCGCCACCGGGGAAGGCACCGTGACCGGCGGCGGATTCATCGCGGGCACGCCGGCCTACCTGGCCCCCGAAGTCGCCGGCGGCCACGAAGCCGGCTTCCCGGCCGACGTCTTTTCCCTCGGGGCGACGCTCTACCGCGCGCTCGAAGGCGCTCCCCCGTTCGGCAACGACGACAACACGATCACGCTCCTGCTGCGCATCGCTAAGGAGGAGACCGTCCCGCCGCGGCACAGCGGGCCGCTCGCCGAGGTGCTCACCCGCATGCTGCAGCGGGATCCCGAAGCGCGCCCGTCGATGGCGGAGGTCCAGGAGCTGTTCGAAGCGGTCACCGGCGGCCGTCCGCTGCCGCCGCCCCGGCCGCGGCCGCGGGCCGGGACCCGGCTGCTGCGCGTCCGCCGCCCGCGGCGCCGGCTCGTCCTGGCGTCGGCCGCCGGCGCGGTCCTGCTGGCCCTCGGCGTGGTGATCGGCACGGTGCTCGTCCCCGGCGGCACGACGACCGTCGCCGCACCGGTCTCGTCCGTTCCCCCGGCCTCTCCCCCGGCTTCGACGCCCGCGAGCCCGGCCCCGACGACGCCGGCCGACCTGGGCTGCGCGGCCCGCTACGAGGTGACGAACTCCTGGCCCGGCGGCTACCAGGTGCAGGTGACGGTGCGCAACGACCGGGCCGCGGGCCTGTCCGGCTGGCGCGTCCGCTGGCAGCTGCCCGCCGGTCACCGCATCAGCGGCTTGTGGAACGGCACCTTCACGGTCGATGGTTCGACGGTGACGGTCGAAAACGCCGACTGGAACGCCAAGCTCGACGCGGACGCGACCACGACGTTCGGCCTGATCGCCCTGACGCAGAACGGAAGTGACGCCGCCCGGCCGGCGCTCACCTGCCGGACGCTCTGA
- a CDS encoding HNH endonuclease encodes MKVLVLNAGYEPLQTVSVPHAIRMLVRHVAEIHEAEEGLAYGLFPRPKIVRLLRYVVMKWRYTQPPRWSRRGVLVRDGHRCAYCGQRATTIDHVTPLSRGGARTDWLNTVAACGGTARSCNARKADKLPGEAGMKLRFTPYVPAWDQLHRPGA; translated from the coding sequence GTGAAGGTGCTCGTCCTGAACGCCGGCTACGAGCCGCTGCAGACCGTTTCGGTCCCGCACGCGATCCGCATGCTCGTGCGCCACGTCGCGGAGATCCACGAAGCCGAGGAGGGCCTCGCCTACGGGCTGTTCCCGCGCCCGAAGATCGTGCGGTTGCTGCGGTACGTCGTCATGAAGTGGCGATATACGCAGCCGCCGCGCTGGTCCCGGCGCGGCGTGCTGGTCCGTGACGGCCACCGCTGCGCCTACTGCGGGCAGCGCGCCACCACGATCGACCACGTGACGCCGCTGAGCCGCGGCGGCGCCCGGACCGACTGGCTCAACACGGTCGCCGCGTGCGGGGGCACGGCCCGCAGCTGCAACGCCCGCAAGGCGGACAAGCTGCCGGGCGAAGCCGGGATGAAGCTGCGCTTCACCCCGTACGTCCCGGCTTGGGACCAGCTGCACCGGCCCGGCGCTTGA